One Centroberyx gerrardi isolate f3 chromosome 2, fCenGer3.hap1.cur.20231027, whole genome shotgun sequence DNA window includes the following coding sequences:
- the LOC139917001 gene encoding LOW QUALITY PROTEIN: heat shock protein 30-like (The sequence of the model RefSeq protein was modified relative to this genomic sequence to represent the inferred CDS: substituted 1 base at 1 genomic stop codon) → MLCSHGFQSSLSPFMHFYWPVRSLWPQVEPLLLXRNIQELHSRLELMEKLQHKILQEIPASVTMQPVSYQLEKEGEPFALTLDTEDFSPEELSVQQVGRRLRVSGKTEKKQEDGKGCYSYRRQEFRREFDLPEGLNPEAVSCCPAPDGTLHIQATKPPERERSIRRSLDE, encoded by the coding sequence ATGCTGTGCTCACATGGATTCCAGTCTTCCCTCAGCCCATTCATGCATTTCTACTGGCCTGTACGCAGTCTGTGGCCTCAGGTTGAACCTCTTCTCCTGTAGAGAAACATACAGGAGCTGCACAGCAGGCTGGAGCTGATGGAGAAACTTCAACACAAGATCCTGCAGGAGATCCCAGCCTCTGTGACCATGCAACCAGTCTCCTACCAgctggagaaagagggggagccCTTCGCCCTGACCCTGGACACTGAAGACTTTTCCCCAGAGGAGCTGAGTGTCCAGCAGGTGGGCAGGAGGCTGAGAGTCAGCgggaagacagagaagaagcaGGAGGACGGGAAAGGCTGCTACTCTTACAGACGGCAGGAGTTCAGACGGGAGTTTGATCTGCCTGAAGGGCTGAATCCTGAAGCCGTCAGCTGCTGCCCGGCTCCGGACGGGACGCTCCACATCCAGGCGACAAAAcctccagagagagagcggagtaTCAGGAGGAGCTTGGATGAATAG